Proteins encoded by one window of Thunnus thynnus chromosome 3, fThuThy2.1, whole genome shotgun sequence:
- the epn3b gene encoding epsin-3, whose product MTTSALRRQVKNIVHNYSEAEIKVREATSNDPWGPSSSLMSEIADLTFNVVAFAEVMGMVWKRLNDSGKNWRHVYKALTLLDYLLKTGSERVAQQCRENAFTIQTLRDFQYVDRDGRDQGANVREKARQLVCLLRDEERLRQERSQALKTKERMAGGGSGGGGGGGGGGGGGGGGGGGGAGGVYGGIPPSYHPGRRTSQPSMAVLYGEEFSRSRGSPSSFNSSSSSPRAASDLEQARPQTSGEEELQLQLALAMSREESQKEQRCRQGDESLLQKALDESRRESQSGTQESAMLDLVDIFGPSSEVPPPPSDPWSSAQPTSDITSDPWDSVAVHSSTPVTGSPWAAPPSSSQTSNPWAPCDNSHTDPWEAAPISSSPVNHAWDKQSDGDGDGMDPFAEQEEEKPKQEIPQVSSPQPASPTDEELFGVRAESDPFSGADSKTDPFGSEPPVKPQVNGRESASPEMFDLSRLAPPLSAPPTRMCRTPEAFLGPTGASLVNLDALIPPNPPSKMHNNPFLSGLSAPSPTNPFHCDQPRLTLNQMRPSSTSPLPPHVLSYSPSLPLPLPHQPPILPSSLTQPPAGLLDLPSNLPQPLLPLSPRPVPRTQSQTHSHNPFL is encoded by the exons atgacaacctCAGCCCTGCGCCGGCAGGTGAAGAATATTGTGCACAACTACTCGGAAGCAGAGATCAAG GTTCGCGAGGCCACCTCGAACGATCCATGGGGTCCGTCCTCGTCTCTCATGTCAGAAATCGCTGACTTGACCTTCAATGTGGTAGCGTTTGCCGAGGTCATGGGCATGGTGTGGAAACGCCTCAACGACAGCGGCAAGAACTGGAGGCATGTCTACAAG GCCCTGACTCTGTTGGATTACCTCCTGAAGACAGGATCAGAGAGAGTGGCCCAACAGTGCCGTGAGAACGCTTTCACTATTCAG ACGCTTCGTGACTTCCAATACGTGGACCGTGACGGCAGAGACCAAGGGGCCAACGTGAGAGAAAAAGCACGCCAACTGGTGTGTCTCCTCCGGGACGAGGAGCGGCTCCGCCAGGAGAGGAGTCAAGCCCTGAAGACGAAGGAGCGAATGGCCGGGGGAGGGAGCGGAGGGGgcggagggggtggagggggaggcGGGGGCGGAGGGGgcggagggggtggaggggctGGTGGTGTGTATGGAGGTATACCCCCATCCTACCACCCAGGCAGGCGAACAAGCCAGCCCAGCATGGCCGTGCTGTACGGGGAGGAGTTCAGCCGCTCCAGAGGCTCTCCGTCCTCCTTTAACT CCTCGTCCTCATCTCCTCGCGCTGCCTCAGACCTGGAGCAGGCTCGACCTCAGACCAGCggggaggaggagctgcagctccAGCTGGCGTTAGCCATGAGCAGGGAGGAGAGTCAGAAG GAGCAGCGCTGTCGCCAAGGAGACGAGTCACTGTTACAGAAGGCCCTGGatgagagcaggagagagagccAGTCAGGGACACAGGAG TCAGCTATGCTGGATCTAGTGGACATATTTGGTCCGTCCTCTGAGGTCCCACCTCCCCCCAGTGACCCCTGGAGCTCTGCTCAGCCCACCAGTGACATCACCTCTGACCCCTGGGACTCTGTAG CAGTCCACTCCAGCACTCCTGTGACTGGTAGTCCTTGGGCGGCCCCTCCCTCGTCCTCCCAGACGTCCAATCCCTGGGCTCCATGTGACAACTCACACACAGACCCCTGGGAAGCAGCACCCATCTCCTCCAGTCCTGTCAATCATGCGTGGGACAAGCAATCTGATGGAG ACGGTGATGGGATGGATCCATTCGCTgaacaggaagaggagaagcCTAAACAGGAGATTCCTCAAGTGTCCTCCCCTCAGCCTGCCAGTCCTACAG ATGAAGAGCTGTTTGGGGTGAGGGCAGAGTCTGACCCGTTCTCTGGAGCCGATTCCAAGACAGATCCGTTTGGGTCTGAACCTCCGGTGAAACCCCAGGTAAATGGACGAGAGTCGGCCAGCCCGGAGATGTTTGACCTGTCTCGGCTAGCACCCCCACTCAGCGCCCCACCTACACGCATGTGTCGGACCCCAGAGGCCTTCCTCGGACCTACAGGGGCGTCGCTGGTCAATCTTGATGCCCTGATACCTCCCAACCCTCCTAGCAAGATGCACAACAACCCCTTCCTCTCAG gTCTGAGCGCTCCATCTCCTACCAACCCCTTCCACTGTGACCAGCCTCGCCTTACCCTCAACCAAATGCGACCATCCTCCACCTCCCCACTGCCCCCCCACGTGCTCTCCTACAGCCCATCGCTGCCGCTCCCTCTGCCCCACCAACCGCccatcctcccctcctctctgacACAACCTCCCGCCGGACTCCTGGACCTTCCCTCCAACCTCCCCCAGcccctgctccctctctctccccggCCTGTGCCCCGTACCcaatcacagacacacagccacAACCCCTTCCTCTGA